From the genome of Rhodospirillaceae bacterium:
ACCAACGGACGCTTCCGCCACATAAAGCCGATCAACATCAAGCTGATGGTTGTTTTCCGCGTTCGCGATTGCAGATTCCAACAGCTTCTTAACATCGTTGGAAATCCGACGACGTGAAAATTCAAGTTCAGCCAGCGCAGTTTCGCAGTTTTTTCCACGAATGATCTGTGCAACCAAATTAAGCTTCTGAGGGCTGACCCGAATGTGCTTGGCAAAAGCCATTGCTTCATTGTCAGCTAAAGCCCGAGGCGTAGAACGTTTACCCATGACTAGATCCTCTTCACCTTCTTGTCGGCCGTGTGGCCGATATAGGTGCGCGTCGGCGAGAATTCGCCCAGCTTATGGCCGATCATTTCTTCGGTCACCAGCACGGGAATAAATTTCCGGCCGTTGTACACACCAAACGTCAGACCAACGAATTGCGGTAACACAGTCGACCGCCGAGACCAGGTCTTAATAATTGCATTGCGTCCACTTCCACGGGCAGCCTCTGCTTTTTTAAGCAAATAACCGTCCACAAAGGGACCTTTCCATACGGATCGAGCCACAGTCGCTCTCCTTTACTTCTTCGCGTAACGGCGGCGCATAATCAGCCGGTCCGTCTGTTTGTTCTTACGAGTCCGCTTGCCCTTGGTGGGTTTACCCCAAGGTGTCACCGGATGACGACCACCGGATGTCCGGCCTTCGCCGCCGCCGTGTGGGTGATCAACCGGGTTCATCGCAACACCACGAACAGCTGGACGTTTGCCCAACCACCGCTTACGGCCCGCCTTACCCAATTTAATGTTCTGATTATCAGGGTTAGAAACGGCCCCGATTGTCGCCATGCATTCGCCACGAACCATACGCAGTTCGCCTGAATTCAACCGCAACTGAGCATACCCCTGATCTTTACCAATCAGTTGTGCGTAGGTGCCAGCTGACCTGGCAATCTGACCACCCTTGCCGACTTTCATTTCCACATTGTGGATGATCGTACCGACGGGGATATTCTGCATCGGCAACGCATTGCCCGGCTTAATATCAACCCGCTCACCGGAAATCACTTGATCGCCGGCAGCCAAACGTTGTGGCGCCAGGATATAAGCAACTTCACCGTCTTCGTATTTGATCAGCGCGATGTAGGCCGTCCGGTTTGGATCATACTCCAACCGTTCTACGGTCGCGGAAACGCCGGATTTCAGACGCTTAAAGTCGACAACCCGATAACGACGTTTGTGTCCACCACCCCGACGCCGTGCTGTAATACGACCGGTGTTGTTACGACCGCCGTTTTTACGCAGACCTTCGGTCAGAGTTTTTTCTGGTTTACCCTTCCACAGCCCTTCGCGGTCAATGGTAACGAGACCACGCCGACCGGGTGTGACAGGTTTATGTTGTTTTAGTGCCATAACTTATTCCCTCAGACGCCCGTCGTAATATCGATGGAATTGCCCTCGGCAAGAGTGACAACCGCCTTCTTCGTTTCAACCCGCGTTCCAAGGTGACCCCGGAAGCGTTTAACTTTGCCTTTTTGCCGCAAGGTGTTCACTGCAGTAACTTTGACCTTAAACAAGTCTTCAACAGCAGCCTTGATCTCTGGCTTACTGGAATCTACAGGGACCTTAAAAGTGACTTGGTTATACTCACTCAGTAATGTCGCCTTCTCCGTAATGATCGGCGACCGGATCAGTTCGTAAATCCGTTCTTTGGTCGGCGTGGCCGTGCCTGAATGCTTTTTCATTTCAACCGCTCCACCAACTTTTCAACAGCGTCTTTGGTCAACACCAATTTATCGCGCCGCAGGATGTCATAGACGTTCGCACCCATCGACGGCAGGAAATCAAGACCGATGATGTTATTAGCAGCACGCGCGAACCCAACATCAATATCAGCACCATCAATCACCAGAGCTGAACCCCAGCCCAACGTTTCGAATTTTTGACTCAGATCTTTGGTCTTGCCGCTTTTA
Proteins encoded in this window:
- the rplB gene encoding 50S ribosomal protein L2; this encodes MALKQHKPVTPGRRGLVTIDREGLWKGKPEKTLTEGLRKNGGRNNTGRITARRRGGGHKRRYRVVDFKRLKSGVSATVERLEYDPNRTAYIALIKYEDGEVAYILAPQRLAAGDQVISGERVDIKPGNALPMQNIPVGTIIHNVEMKVGKGGQIARSAGTYAQLIGKDQGYAQLRLNSGELRMVRGECMATIGAVSNPDNQNIKLGKAGRKRWLGKRPAVRGVAMNPVDHPHGGGEGRTSGGRHPVTPWGKPTKGKRTRKNKQTDRLIMRRRYAKK
- the rplV gene encoding 50S ribosomal protein L22, with protein sequence MGKRSTPRALADNEAMAFAKHIRVSPQKLNLVAQIIRGKNCETALAELEFSRRRISNDVKKLLESAIANAENNHQLDVDRLYVAEASVGKAMVMKRWRPRARGRAGRIFKPFSNMRLIVREREENA
- a CDS encoding 50S ribosomal protein L23 yields the protein MKKHSGTATPTKERIYELIRSPIITEKATLLSEYNQVTFKVPVDSSKPEIKAAVEDLFKVKVTAVNTLRQKGKVKRFRGHLGTRVETKKAVVTLAEGNSIDITTGV
- the rpsS gene encoding 30S ribosomal protein S19, translated to MARSVWKGPFVDGYLLKKAEAARGSGRNAIIKTWSRRSTVLPQFVGLTFGVYNGRKFIPVLVTEEMIGHKLGEFSPTRTYIGHTADKKVKRI